A window of Rhodococcus sp. SGAir0479 contains these coding sequences:
- a CDS encoding ion channel protein, translated as MTTHSPSSAPTARQLAVLALPAVLIGVLCALSLLALSAAAGALQDLLWTRIPDWAGVADGSRLWTFGMLTAVGFVVGVIVWKIPGHAGPDPATTGLVSAPLNLSVLPGLALAIVVGLAGGVSLGPENPIIAINTAIAVWIVGRLWRRVPVEVAVMIAAAATIGAMFGTPVAAALVFTEVVATQGNRQLWSTLFAPLVAAGAGALTMVFLASPVLSVDVPSYADPRLIDLVTGAVVALAAAVLCLGAVYAFPVIHRVFHRLRNPVLAITAGGVALGVLGAIGGELTLFKGLDEMKELTASAAGESTGELALVTIVKLVALLVAASCGFRGGRIFPAVFVGVGVGLTAHSALPDVPLAVAIASGVLGAVLVVARNGWLALFMGATTVADIGVLPLLCIVILPVWLLVARRPEMLIHPPPRAAEPEGAPV; from the coding sequence ATGACGACACACTCTCCCTCGTCGGCGCCGACGGCCCGACAGCTCGCCGTCCTCGCGCTGCCGGCGGTCCTGATCGGCGTCCTCTGCGCCCTGTCGCTGCTCGCGTTGAGTGCAGCGGCGGGCGCGCTGCAGGATTTGCTGTGGACCCGGATTCCCGACTGGGCCGGGGTCGCCGACGGCTCCCGGCTGTGGACGTTCGGCATGCTCACCGCGGTCGGCTTCGTCGTCGGCGTGATCGTGTGGAAGATCCCCGGGCACGCCGGGCCCGATCCCGCCACGACCGGACTGGTGTCCGCCCCGTTGAACCTGTCGGTGTTGCCGGGGTTGGCACTGGCGATCGTCGTCGGACTCGCCGGCGGGGTGAGCCTGGGGCCGGAGAACCCGATCATCGCGATCAACACCGCCATCGCCGTGTGGATCGTCGGCCGGTTGTGGAGACGCGTCCCGGTGGAGGTCGCGGTCATGATCGCCGCGGCGGCGACGATCGGCGCGATGTTCGGCACCCCGGTCGCGGCCGCGCTGGTGTTCACCGAAGTGGTGGCGACGCAGGGAAATCGTCAGCTGTGGAGCACACTCTTCGCGCCGCTGGTCGCCGCCGGCGCGGGCGCGCTGACGATGGTGTTCCTGGCCAGTCCGGTGCTCTCGGTCGACGTCCCGTCGTACGCCGATCCGCGCTTGATCGACCTGGTGACCGGGGCGGTGGTGGCGCTCGCGGCGGCAGTGCTCTGTCTGGGCGCGGTCTACGCCTTCCCGGTGATACACCGGGTGTTTCACCGGCTGCGCAACCCGGTACTCGCGATCACCGCGGGCGGTGTCGCGCTCGGTGTGCTCGGCGCGATCGGGGGCGAGCTGACCCTCTTCAAGGGTCTCGACGAGATGAAGGAGCTCACCGCCTCCGCTGCCGGCGAAAGTACCGGTGAGCTGGCACTCGTCACCATCGTCAAGTTGGTCGCACTACTCGTCGCCGCGAGCTGCGGTTTTCGCGGCGGCCGCATCTTCCCGGCCGTGTTCGTCGGCGTGGGCGTCGGCTTGACCGCCCACAGTGCACTGCCCGACGTGCCGCTCGCGGTAGCGATCGCCTCCGGCGTACTCGGTGCGGTCCTCGTGGTCGCCCGCAACGGCTGGCTGGCGCTCTTCATGGGGGCGACGACCGTCGCGGACATCGGGGTTCTGCCGCTGCTCTGCATCGTCATCCTGCCGGTGTGGCTCTTGGTGGCCCGGCGCCCCGAGATGCTCATCCACCCACCGCCGCGGGCGGCGGAACCCGAGGGGGCGCCCGTATGA